A part of Kitasatospora acidiphila genomic DNA contains:
- a CDS encoding YccF domain-containing protein, translating into MKLVNFLLNVIWLVFCGFWMALLYVLAGILCCVLIITIPFGVASFRLAGFMLWPFGRTTVVRADAGAPSCVGNVIWLVLAGWWLALGHLVTSIPLFLSIIGIPFGWANLKMIPISLTPFGREVVSTEHGAFAAR; encoded by the coding sequence ATGAAGCTGGTCAACTTCCTGCTCAATGTCATCTGGCTGGTGTTCTGCGGCTTCTGGATGGCGCTGCTCTATGTGCTTGCCGGGATCCTGTGCTGCGTGTTGATCATCACCATTCCCTTCGGTGTTGCCTCGTTCCGCCTGGCGGGGTTCATGCTCTGGCCGTTCGGGCGGACCACGGTGGTGCGGGCGGACGCGGGGGCGCCGTCCTGCGTGGGGAACGTGATCTGGCTGGTGCTCGCGGGCTGGTGGCTGGCGCTGGGGCACCTGGTCACCAGCATTCCGCTCTTCCTGTCGATCATCGGGATCCCGTTCGGCTGGGCGAACCTGAAGATGATCCCGATCTCGCTGACCCCGTTCGGCCGCGAGGTCGTCAGCACCGAGCACGGGGCGTTCGCCGCGCGCTGA